A portion of the Coregonus clupeaformis isolate EN_2021a unplaced genomic scaffold, ASM2061545v1 scaf0324, whole genome shotgun sequence genome contains these proteins:
- the LOC123484460 gene encoding LWamide neuropeptides-like: protein MAEVGGPVVYGGGQRSRGVWRRSEVPWCMAEVPWCMAEVRGPVVYGGGRRSCGVWRRSEVPWFMAEVRGPVVYSGGRRSRGVWRRSEVPWCMAEVPWCMAEVRGPVVYGGGRRSCGVWRRSEVPWCMAEVGGPVVWRRSEVPWFMAEVRGPVVYSGGRRSRGVWRRSEVPWCMAEVPWCMAEVRGPVVYGGGRRSCGVWWMSEVPWFMAEVRGPVVYGGGQRSPGVWRRSEVPRCMAEVRGPPVYGGFQRSRGVWRRSEVPWCMAEVRGPVVYGGGRRSRGVWRRSEVPGVAGGGQRSPGVWRRSEVPWCMAEVRGPPVYGGGQRSRGVWRRSEVPGVWRRSEVPRCMAEVGGPPVYGGGRRSRGVWRRSEVPWCMAEVGGPVVYGGGQRSRGVWRRSEVPWCMAEVRGPVVYGGGQRSRGVWRRSEVPWCMAEVRGPLVYGGGQEVPW, encoded by the coding sequence GGAGGTCCCGTGGTGTATGGCGGAGGTCAGAGGTCCCGTGGTGTATGGCGGAGGTCGGAGGTCCTGTGGTGTATGGCGGAGGTCAGAGGTCCCGTGGTTTATGGCGGAGGTCAGAGGTCCCGTGGTGTATAGCGGAGGTCGGAGGTCCCGTGGTGTATGGCGGAGGTCAGAGGTCCCGTGGTGTATGGCGGAGGTCCCGTGGTGTATGGCGGAGGTCAGAGGTCCCGTGGTGTATGGCGGAGGTCGGAGGTCCTGTGGTGTATGGCGGAGGTCAGAGGTCCCGTGGTGTATGGCGGAGGTCGGAGGTCCTGTGGTGTGGCGGAGGTCAGAGGTCCCGTGGTTTATGGCGGAGGTCAGAGGTCCCGTGGTGTATAGCGGAGGTCGGAGGTCCCGTGGTGTATGGCGGAGGTCAGAGGTCCCGTGGTGTATGGCGGAGGTCCCGTGGTGTATGGCGGAGGTCAGAGGTCCCGTGGTGTATGGCGGAGGTCGGAGGTCCTGTGGTGTATGGTGGATGTCAGAGGTCCCGTGGTTTATGGCGGAGGTCAGAGGTCCCGTGGTGTATGGCGGAGGTCAGAGGTCCCCCGGTGTATGGCGGAGGTCAGAGGTCCCCCGGTGTATGGCGGAGGTCAGAGGTCCCCCGGTGTATGGCGGATTTCAGAGGTCCCGTGGTGTATGGCGGAGGTCGGAGGTCCCGTGGTGTATGGCGGAGGTCAGAGGTCCCGTGGTGTATGGCGGAGGTCGGAGGTCCCGTGGTGTATGGCGGAGGTCAGAGGTCCCCGGTGTGGCCGGCGGAGGTCAGAGGTCCCCCGGTGTATGGCGGAGGTCAGAGGTCCCGTGGTGTATGGCGGAGGTCAGAGGTCCCCCGGTGTATGGCGGAGGTCAGAGGTCCCGTGGTGTATGGCGGAGGTCAGAGGTCCCCGGTGTATGGCGGAGGTCAGAGGTCCCCCGGTGTATGGCGGAGGTCGGAGGTCCCCCGGTGTATGGCGGAGGTCGGAGGTCCCGTGGTGTATGGCGGAGGTCGGAGGTCCCGTGGTGTATGGCGGAGGTCGGAGGTCCTGTGGTGTATGGCGGAGGTCAGAGGTCCCGTGGTGTATGGCGGAGGTCGGAGGTCCCGTGGTGTATGGCGGAGGTCAGAGGTCCCGTGGTGTATGGCGGAGGTCAGAGGTCCCGTGGTGTATGGCGGAGGTCAGAGGTCCCGTGGTGTATGGCGGAGGTCAGAGGTCCCCTGGTGTATGGCGGAGGTCAGGAGGTCCCGTGGTGA